The genome window TTATGAGATATAAGTTTTCAAAATTGGCtctacgcatcagaaatttctggcgaataGCTCTGTAACAGAAATTttcagcaaccctctttgtccgaaatccattccgttaaccttttgAAATCCACCCGAAACTCTCGgtaccttaaccaattataccaacatgttccaaaatacaatacaaatttagtcgaggcttcaaaccacatcaaaacgacgaatcacatctcaaataaaaatctatgaactttgaactttcaaattctatatctcgtgccgaaacacatcaaatcaattcagaatgacttcaaattttgcacacaagtcataaatgacataacagacctattccaatttccagaattcaatttcgacctcgatatcaaaaagtcaacccccggtcaaactttccaaaaatttaacttttggcatttcaagcctaattccactacggacctccaagtaATTTTTTgggcatgctcctaagtccaaaattaccatacagagctattgacatcatcaaaattctattccggagtcgtttgctcaaaagttaactctttccatttaagtttcTAATTAAGGAATGTTTATTTTaataattccgaatcttccgaaaaatcaaactagatcacacccgcgggtcataatacttattacgaagttgctcgagacctttagtcgctgaacgaggcgttaattcttaaaacgacaagtcgcgTCGTTACATGTACTCAAAATATATGGACTGTTATATGatgtataaaaaatataaattattttataatatataaaaagtgtatatatattttatacaaaTGTATAATGTGTGTACTGCTTATACAATGTATACATCACTGCCATTCTCTTTATATATCATGGATATTTTTGCTTATGCAATATCATATTTCTTTTCCAAATTCAATCAATAAAACTTTCAGGGTCTTTGTCAAAGATAAAAAAGGGAttatattgaaaaatatagttatATTGCTTTCGTTATTCTATTAtgtttaattttatgggtggaataGAAGTAAACATATAATCCTAATATTTTCGTGAAatcataattatattattatagaaattaaaaaaagaaagagaacaaAGTTAGAAAGGACTGATTACCATACACAACAAACAGTGTCAGGAGTTACACGACAAGAATTAATTATAGATGGTTCTTCGCTTCTTGGCATCTACGCATAGAAATTGATAAACACGATGAGATTAGGATAAGAATTAATCATAGCTAAGTCACTTATTTTCTACGAggatatatactttcaaataagAGGAAAAGATATGAAACACGTTATCTTTGTAGCTTGGAACAAGAAATAAAAGAACAACTCAAATAAAAGGCAAAATAAATTGGATATAGTAGTGCAAAGAAGATGAATTCAAGCCACATAAATAAGCAAATGCTATTTTGAATGCAACTGCAAGTGCTAATATTTGTCGACATGCGGAGAAGACCAATTTAGGTTAGCCATTATGATTTGTTTGGTGCTATGAAGTGTATGACTTAATTTATGGCTAGCGAATGATAATTATTTTCACCGGCCGGCTATAAATGAATTTTACTCAAATATATTTCTTTATgcaaatttaataaataaaatataatgtactttttatttgaatgttatgaAATTTCTAACTTATAAATAAcaattttaattaatattaagtGAAAGTAAACTATAACTACTACAACAATATTTGGATAAAAACTTCAAAGGTTTAAGAGTCTTATttgtaacttttttttttaaacttgcaAATCAAAGTGTATATATTATAACAACAAAATTAAAGTGAAAGAGAGTACATTCAAGGAAGGCAACCCATTTCAGGTAGTAGTCACATATTTGGCACACAATATCATTAcaatatttgtcacgaccccattttTCCACTATAgggtgtcgtgatggaacctagtctctaagactaggtaagcctaacaatttggggaataactgaataacaatatgaactcaaatctcaacacataataTATAGTTAGAACTGCGATTTAAATAATTAcatctcccaaaatccggtagaaataagtcacaagcttctaagagaaaatattaagtgtctctatacatcaagtctaaagagaataaaggaaaataacataaaagggatagagggggactccgaggtctgcggacgctcacagatataccttgaaatctgcATGTGCAgcccaactcactggtatctggtctggtgggaagaacctggatctgcacaaaaagatgtgcagaagtgtagtatgagtacactacaacggtacccagtaagtgtcaagcctaacatcggtagagtagtgacgaggtcgggtcagggccttactggtttaaaagataagcaagacagaagatataataatattttaaaatgactgagaatttaaaacaACGAGAAGTTTCGAAAATTAACAGCAcatcaaatagaggtaaacaataggggcactcccgaggtaccgcctcgtaacccaaaagtaaatgctcaacatgaGGATCTccggaggtaccgcctcgtagtcccaaagtaaatatgcaaaacagAGGGATCTCCTGAGTAAACGGCTCgtattcccaaagtaaatatgcaagaaagggggatctcccgaggtatcgtGATAGGTTATATGTATCTATGTTATGTTTTCATGATCTAACAAATTTATTGATAAGAACCATataaggaacctgttacacatcctcaagtaCGTAAAGAACAACAAGTCTCAGTTCGGGGATGTGGTTCAACTCTTCAGAATCAAagaaacaacagagggaacagatggCCACCAGTTCCCGTGGTGACTGTACAAGTCAATCCACACAGGTGTAAAGTTGCTGCCTACACACGCAATAATACAAAAATAgtgcagcagtcaactttattgggaatgccctttacctaacttgattacatcattcaagtgatgtcacaaatgagtTATTTATATCAAGCAAAGGTCAAAAAACAAAACACTTGCACATTCAAGAATCGATCAAGCATTTTCTCTCAAGTATGTGCcaatcttgcaagtgattcttaaaggtatcaagaacaaagaacaacataacgaaggaccagtttcatgtattgagttattacatgtccctagttgtgttgcacctttgttaaagttctttacttgtaattcctacttagcttagttagaagcattgtgtaggaaacctttgtaaatcataaacccttgtgtttgtgtcctgtctagagttagtcgagtcgtaagtctttgtaatagagttgttacaaagTGGATTGTAATAGCTCCACCAAACTTCGAAGAAGGTCAATCTACCTACAGGACACCAAGATTTAATGGCcaatactatggatggtggaagactAGGATGCACGACTTCATCAAGGCTGAAGACTCAGAGCTCTAGGATGTCATCTGTGATGGACccttcatccccacaaaaaaccaGTTGCGACCCAGCTGTATCAATCCGTGAAACAAGAAAGGAGTTCAATGTTGTTGACTGAAAAGCCATAGAAAAGAAttttcgtgcaaagaaaattcttgtttgtggcattggtcctgatgaatataacaggataTCGGTATGCCAATCAGCTAAAGAAAACTGGGAAGCCCTCCAAATAGCTCATGAAGGAACAACACAGGTCAAGCAATCAAAGATTGACATGCTTACAACTGAATATGAGCTCTTCAGGATGAAAGATGATGAATCCATCCAGGACATGCATACTCGGTTCACTTCTATCATCAATGAGCTACACTCTCTGGGAGAAATCATTCCAAGAAACAAACTCGTCATGAAAATACTCAGTGTTTTGCCCAGTTCCTGGGAAAGCAAAGTGAACGCTATCACAGAGGCAAAGGACCTGCAGAATCTAACCATCGATGAACTTGTTGGCAATCTGAAAACCTAtggaatgaagaagaagaaggacaatgaGAAAAGAGAGCCCAAAAAGGAGAAAACCGCGGTCCTCAAGAAGGACAACAATGATTCAGGTGGTGAGGATGGTGATATGGCTTACCTGACAAAATGATTCCAGAAAATGGTTCGCAGAAATGGAGGCTTTCCAAAAAGGGGCAGTTCCAGCAAACCCAAAAATTATGACCTTTGTCATAAGTGTGGTAAGCCAGGACATTTCATCAAGGATTGTCCTCTCCTCAAGAAAGATCAATACAGACACAACACAGATAAAGTAGTTAAGAGAAACCAGGTTCCTGACAAACGCTTCAAGAGGAAAAATGCCGCTTGcaatgttgtgaaacaagctTTTGCTGCATGGTGAGACTCTTCTAGCAAatctgaagaagatgatgatcaaggtGACAACTCTATGATGGCAGTGGAAAGTGAAGTAGTTGAGTATGACTCCATCTTTGCCTTGATGGAACAGTccgatgatgatgaagatgacgacgatgatgatgaggtaaattttctAGATGTTCAAAGAAATCTGAAATCTTATTCTCCTAAAAAACTTAGGTCTCTGGCAAAtgttttaattgatgcttatcacagtcttataaataataaaaatgcacTGATGCTTGAACTAGGAGAAGCAGAACAGTTAAGAGATGACCTAGTAGTTGTTTTGGTAGATTTAAAAGAAACCACTGAGAGTCTAAAGAAAGAAAATGATGCTTTAACTGAAAAAATTACAAACGTAGAACATGAGAGAGATGATCTAGTGGTTGTTGTGGTCGATCTAAAGGAAACCATTGAGTGTGTTAAGAAAGAGAAAGAAGCCTTGACTGAAAAGGTTGCTAGTatagagcatgagagagatgatctaTTAGTAGTAGTCGTAGATATGAAGGATACAATTGAGGAACTAAAAGGAGAAGGTAGACATGAGATTCTCAAATAGGGAAAGGAAGTTGCGGATAAAACACATCTAGGCTTGAAGATGAGATAAAATCAGTGAAATCTAGTTTGTGTGTTGAACTCAAGAAAAATAAACAACTTCAGGAAGAACTAAGTATAGTCAAGagtgatcttgaaaaatcactcaagtggacctggtcctctgaagCTATCACTGCCATGTACACGAACAATGGGGGAAACATGCAGGGAATCGGGTTTCAAAGGGAAAAAACTCCCtacaaccctcatagcaagtacgTTATTGTACTTGACAACTGGCTCTGCACTCACTGTGGTAACACTGGCACTTTAAGGACACCTGTAAGGCCAAGTTTCAGTCTCCacaaaaaaataaagtttttgctaAAAAGGTAATTACTGTTAGAGAACCTGGTCCAGGGTATAAAAGACGCATGATGCCTGCTTGGACCAAAAGAACCCTCATTCATTcctttcctcattacaagggacctaaacttgtttgggttcctaagtctaacgcTTAATTTCCTTGTGCAGGGAACAATGAAAGGAAGCAGCCAAAGATGGTACATGGATATTGTCTGCTCGAAACATATGACTGGAAGCACTAATGATTTCCTATCACTCAAAGCCCTGCAAGGAGAgagtgtatcctttggaaatggcaaaaagggatacattcttgGAGTAGGAAAAATTTATCTTCGACAAAGGCTGATCAAGATGGAGAGTTATCAAATGTCCCTGGTGAAGTTATTAACATGTCAAATGGAAAGGCCGATATGATGAGTCAGGTCAAGGATTCAAATGATAATGGCACAACTGAATCTCCAGTTGACATAGAGGAACCCGGTCTACAGGTAATGATCCTCTTATGCCTTCTGAAGTTTCTTTGGAGTTACAAGAACATGAAGCTATAGAAAATATGCTTTCAATCGCTACTGATAGAAGTCTGATTGGCGGTTATGAGGCTATGTCTGAGTTTTAGGGGGAAGATAATGGTACAGAGGTCGGCGGAAGGGAACTGGTGCCTGTAAAAAATCTGGCACCAGACAGTACTACTGGGGAACTTCCTGAGGGAACTGATCCCTCTACACAATAGGAGCACTatgctcctacttgggatgaaactccCTATTCTTCTACAGAACCATATGTCAGTACTGATCCCGCTCCTCTCCTCATTTCTATGCTGAGCCATTGGCCATTGTTCCTCTTGAGATGTGATCTCTGTCCGAGGAGGAAAATGGAGGAAGTGAAGATGCCTATGACAATATGGATCTTGCGAACTTCATCAAGTCTAGTAGTAGTCAGGCAACTCCCCAATAGTCAACTTCTAAGACACCTATCACTAGGTTGCATAAGAAGGAAGAATTTGAGTCAGTTTTaaggaaaaacaaaaaggaaaagaataagaggagaTTGGTAAAAGATGGAAAGGTTGTAAATGAGAAGGTAGTGCCTCCTGCACTAGTCGTTGATGTTGACGATGAGGTagaagaggaacctggttccttggtTCGTAAGTCCTCAAAGAAACTTACtgttccaaagtccaaaagtgagTCATCTGTGAGTGAAATCAACTTGAGCAAGGTTGaggatgaaaaatcttgtgaGAAAGTAGCTGAGAAATCTAGTAAAGAGTTAGTTGAACAAGTTTCTAAGAAAAAGGTGTCTGAGAAATCTGGCGAGAAAAGAAAAAGTGCAAGACAATCAGTGAAAAGGAAGGCTAGTGAACGGTGTTGATTTTGTGATGGACACTAGTGTACTGGGAGCCATTTTGGGTGTGCCCACTGATGGGATTTCATCCATTGAGGGGATCTGCTCTACAAATTTCAGAAATGCCATTGTGAAGGATAAGGCAGTACAACAAGGGGAACGAGTACAtaagaaggccctccttccagtATACCAACTGTTGTTCGAAATGGTGAACAAAGTTCTGCTCCCACGTGCTGAAAGACGCTCTATTACATCACGAGCAGACTTGGTTCTCATGGAAACACTGGATGGATACACCACCATAAACCTGCCTGGTCTTATGATAGAGCACATGAAGAAAGTATCATAATTCAAGGAAGGTAATCATAGGTTGCCTTACGGGTTTCTCCTTACTAAAGTGTTTAAATTCTTCAAGGTTCCCTTGGGACAGGCTAAAATAGGAACTCACAAGCAATCTTTCTCCAAAACCACCCTTGAAGAGTGTGAGTGCATTGATAGGAGTGGAAGGGTAGGCAGCAATTCGACCATTTCTCAGTTGATCAACGCCCAAAACAGTGCCACTGATGAGATAAGGAAGCCGAAGGCAAGGAATGCCATTCTTGAGGGTCAGCTAAGTCAGCTTCAGGAGGTACCTGGTTCCCACAGCTCTCACAGCACAGAGGTTGCCCGTCCAACCAAAGAAAATGTCGACCTCAGGAAACAGGTTGAGGACCTGAAGGAGAACGAGCAGATGTCAACTAATGCTCGAATGGCCATCCTTCTTAAAAACCTTACTTCTTCATCTAAGCCTTCCCCTTCCAGTGCTCCCTAGAAAGTGTTCCCTTTCAGTGTCAAATCTTAGTGTTTGTTCTTTGTTTTAGTTCTGATGATGTTTATGACTGGTACTTCTGTTTTTGCTATTTTTAATTTGTGGATGTGTTGGTAACAAAGGAATTGCTCCCTGCCTAATATCCAAATGTTAATGAAAGCTTCCTCCTTTTGCTATGTATGCCTTGCTCTTTTGCTCTATTTTTAGTCATGATTGTGTacacacatgtggcatgagttaatcaagctagacttctttttgcttCTTGCTTGCTACTGGTCTTTTTATGATTCCAAAAGGGGAAAAAATAATTGAGGGGGAGCAAGCTGGGGAACAGATTTAGGGGGAATATAGGAAACTAATCTACCATTCTGGATTTTAGGGGAAgtttcaattataagtttgttaTCATCAATTAAtccctgttatgttttgatgatctaacaaacttattgataagaaccagataaggagcctgttacacatcctcaagtaCTTAAAGAACAACAAGTCTCAGTTCGGGGACGTGGTTCAACTCTTCAGAATcaaaggaacaacagagggaacagatgACCACAAGTTCCCGTGGTGACTGTACAAGTCAACTCCCCacaactgtaaagttgctgcctgcacacGTAACATTGCAAAAACAAtgcagcagtcaactttatggggaataCCCTTTACCTAACTTGattacatcattcaagtgatgccACAAACGAGTTATTTACATCAAACAAAGgtaaaaaaacaaaatatttgCATATTCAAGAATCGATCAAGCATTTTCTCTCAAGTATATGCcaatcttgcaagtgattctcaagggcatcaagaacaaagaacaacataacgaaggacctGTTTCATGTATTGAGTTATTACATGTCTTTAGTTGTGTTGCACTTTTGTTAAAGTTCTTTACTTGTAATACCTACTTAGCTTAG of Nicotiana tomentosiformis chromosome 7, ASM39032v3, whole genome shotgun sequence contains these proteins:
- the LOC138895759 gene encoding uncharacterized protein, whose product is MAVESEVVEYDSIFALMEQSDDDEDDDDDDEVNFLDVQRNLKSYSPKKLRSLANVLIDAYHSLINNKNALMLELGEAEQLRDDLVVVLVDLKETTESLKKENDALTEKITNVEHERDDLVVVVVDLKETIECVKKEKEALTEKVASIEHERDDLLVVVVDMKDTIEELKGEGNNERKQPKMADQDGELSNVPGEVINMSNGKADMMSQVKDSNDNGTTESPVDIEEPGLQGEDNGTEVGGRELVPVKNLAPDSTTGELPEGTDPSTQ
- the LOC138895760 gene encoding protein PXR1-like codes for the protein MEEVKMPMTIWILRTSSSLVVVRLHKKEEFESVLRKNKKEKNKRRLVKDGKVVNEKVVPPALVVDVDDEVEEEPGSLVRKSSKKLTVPKSKSESSVSEINLSKVEDEKSCEKVAEKSSKELVEQVSKKKVSEKSGEKRKSARQSVKRKASERC